A stretch of Anas acuta chromosome 3, bAnaAcu1.1, whole genome shotgun sequence DNA encodes these proteins:
- the OLIG3 gene encoding oligodendrocyte transcription factor 3, whose product MNSDSSSVSSRASSPDMDEMYLREHHHHHHHHHHQDSRLNSVSSTQNDLVQKMAGEGLSRTGSKAGGEGSKYKIKKQLSEQDLQQLRLKINGRERKRMHDLNLAMDGLREVMPYAHGPSVRKLSKIATLLLARNYILMLTSSLEEMKRLVGEIYGGHHSAFHCGTVGHSAGHPPHAAGTVHQVHPILGTALSSANTSSSLPASLPAIGTIRPPHSLLKTPSTPPALQLGSGFQHWAGLPCPCTICQMPPPPHLSALTASSMARISGDTKDLLK is encoded by the coding sequence ATGAATTCTGACTCCAGCTCTGTCTCCAGCAGAGCTTCCTCGCCAGACATGGATGAGATGTACCTGAGggagcaccaccaccaccaccaccaccaccaccaccaggacAGCCGGCTCAACTCGGTCTCCTCCACCCAGAACGACCTGGTGCAGAAGATGGCCGGGGAAGGCCTCTCCAGGACCGGCTCCAAGGCCGGCGGGGAAGGCAGCAAGTACAAAATCAAGAAGCAGCTCTCGGAGCAGGACCTGCAGCAGCTGCGGCTGAAGATCAACGGGCgggagaggaagaggatgcACGACCTCAACCTCGCCATGGACGGGCTGCGGGAGGTGATGCCCTACGCCCACGGGCCTTCCGTGAGAAAACTCTCCAAAATCGCCACCCTCCTGCTGGCCAGAAACTACATCCTGATGCTCACCAGCTCGCTGGAGGAGATGAAGAGGCTGGTGGGGGAGATCTACGGGGGGCACCACTCGGCCTTCCACTGCGGCACGGTGGGACACTCCGCCGGGCACCCTCCCCACGCCGCCGGCACCGTGCACCAGGTGCACCCCATCCTGGGCACCGCCTTGTCCTCGGCCAACACCTCCTCGTCCCTGCCCGCCTCCCTGCCGGCCATCGGCACCATCCGGCCCCCCCACTCCCTGCTCAAGACCCCCTCCACGCCCCCCGCCCTGCAGCTCGGCAGCGGCTTCCAGCACTGGGCGGGCTTGCCGTGCCCCTGCACCATCTGCCAGatgccccccccgccccaccTCTCGGCCCTCACCGCCTCCAGCATGGCCAGGATCTCGGGGGACACCAAGGACCTGCTCAAGTGA